The following proteins are co-located in the Microbacterium immunditiarum genome:
- the rplK gene encoding 50S ribosomal protein L11 has product MAPKKKVTGLIKLQINAGAANPAPPIGPALGQHGVNIMEFCKAYNAATESQRGNVIPVEITVYEDRSFTFVLKTPPAAELIKKAAGVQKGSKTPHTAKVGKLTKDQVRQIAETKQPDLNANDIEAASKIIAGTARSMGITVED; this is encoded by the coding sequence ATGGCACCGAAGAAGAAGGTGACCGGCCTGATCAAGCTCCAGATCAACGCCGGCGCCGCCAACCCGGCGCCGCCGATCGGCCCCGCGCTCGGTCAGCATGGCGTCAACATCATGGAGTTCTGCAAGGCGTACAACGCGGCGACCGAGTCGCAGCGCGGCAACGTCATCCCCGTCGAGATCACCGTCTACGAGGACCGCAGCTTCACTTTCGTCCTGAAGACCCCGCCCGCCGCTGAGCTCATCAAGAAGGCCGCCGGCGTGCAGAAGGGCTCGAAGACACCGCACACCGCCAAGGTGGGCAAGCTCACCAAGGACCAGGTGCGTCAGATCGCCGAGACGAAGCAGCCCGACCTGAACGCGAACGACATCGAGGCCGCCTCGAAGATCATCGCCGGCACCGC
- a CDS encoding VOC family protein gives MLRGLANLNLVADDMTAAIDWYTRVLDAPPYFTRPETGPAQYAEWRFGDDEDELALMSSAYRPALPSPGGALVSIHVDDIPAAFDRLVELGAKPFDPVTQRGEGWWSASVSDPFGNLLGLIQSPHWAAQHA, from the coding sequence ATGCTCCGCGGACTCGCGAACCTCAACCTGGTGGCCGACGACATGACGGCTGCGATCGACTGGTACACACGCGTACTCGACGCCCCGCCCTACTTCACGCGGCCCGAGACCGGCCCGGCCCAGTACGCCGAGTGGCGCTTCGGCGACGACGAGGACGAGCTCGCCCTCATGTCCAGCGCCTACCGCCCCGCACTCCCCTCCCCCGGTGGCGCGCTCGTCAGCATCCACGTCGACGACATCCCGGCCGCGTTCGACCGGCTCGTCGAGCTCGGCGCGAAGCCGTTCGACCCGGTGACGCAACGCGGCGAGGGCTGGTGGTCGGCGTCGGTGAGCGACCCGTTCGGGAACCTCCTCGGGCTCATCCAGAGCCCGCATTGGGCCGCGCAGCACGCGTGA
- a CDS encoding helix-turn-helix transcriptional regulator has protein sequence MRADRLIQALLLLQGRESLTAAELAAELEVSVPTARRDLEALLAAGVPLYPQPGRGGGWRLIGGARTDLTGLTGPEATALFLQLVREGADSDAATRARRKVVQALPASFRVAAERIAATTVVGPEWGAAPGEPEPGEAALLQQAIADERLVSFEYGAERRTLEVVPLVVGRRGRRWYLMAAPAHPGTETADAARLRTYRVDRMGGLRALRARGRAAAGFVPGEAWDAMVTEMEARRGAASATVSVEAHAVAPLCSRFGVHARVIDEGDERSVVEVRAQSDEALAEQLAGWTPAARVLEPASVTRALADLGAQLVATYGSEGTARVR, from the coding sequence ATGCGCGCAGACCGCCTCATTCAGGCGCTCCTCCTTCTCCAGGGGCGCGAGTCACTCACCGCGGCAGAGCTCGCGGCCGAGCTCGAGGTGTCGGTGCCGACGGCGCGCCGCGACCTCGAAGCCCTCCTCGCGGCCGGCGTCCCCCTCTACCCGCAACCCGGGCGGGGCGGGGGCTGGCGGCTCATCGGCGGCGCCCGCACCGACCTCACGGGGCTCACCGGTCCCGAGGCGACGGCGCTGTTCCTCCAGCTCGTCCGGGAAGGTGCCGACTCCGACGCGGCGACCCGCGCGAGGCGCAAGGTCGTGCAGGCGCTGCCCGCCTCGTTCCGAGTGGCGGCCGAGCGCATCGCCGCGACGACCGTCGTCGGCCCGGAGTGGGGAGCGGCGCCCGGCGAGCCCGAGCCCGGTGAGGCGGCACTGCTCCAACAGGCGATCGCCGACGAGCGGCTCGTGTCGTTCGAGTACGGCGCGGAGCGCCGGACCCTCGAGGTGGTTCCGCTCGTGGTCGGCCGGCGCGGGCGCCGCTGGTACCTCATGGCCGCCCCGGCGCACCCCGGGACCGAGACGGCGGATGCCGCGCGGCTGCGGACGTACCGCGTCGACCGGATGGGCGGCCTGAGGGCGCTCCGCGCGCGGGGCCGCGCTGCGGCAGGCTTCGTGCCGGGGGAGGCGTGGGACGCGATGGTGACCGAGATGGAGGCGCGGCGGGGCGCGGCATCCGCCACCGTCTCGGTCGAAGCCCACGCGGTCGCGCCGCTGTGCTCCCGATTCGGCGTGCACGCGCGCGTGATCGACGAGGGCGACGAGCGCTCCGTCGTCGAGGTGCGGGCGCAGAGCGACGAGGCGCTCGCCGAGCAGCTCGCCGGCTGGACCCCCGCCGCGCGGGTGCTCGAGCCCGCGTCGGTCACGCGCGCGCTCGCCGATCTCGGCGCGCAGCTCGTGGCGACCTACGGTTCGGAGGGCACCGCCCGCGTGCGGTAG
- the nusG gene encoding transcription termination/antitermination protein NusG — MSERYVDDADWAPAAEQSSEDDEAQEGNVLAAEERAVEAAEHSALHIVDDEEEDDENLDDLEDIDDIDDPEADAIVNDALEIDEAAEAEAAAEVLNDSIAEEAAEREAEAAEEITPYDGPDINGDEDRPVLDEDFVEEVEAAAEEVDEVEASVSPADAATEPEGAEGADETDDSVEDPYEAFRTELRLLPGKWYVIHSYAGFERKVKANIEQRKSTLEVEDEIYQVEVPMEDVVEIKNGQRKMVTRVRIPGYVLVRMELNEDTWSVVRHTPGVTGFVGNAHNPTPLRFEEAFNMLKSLVEVKEVAPAKGGAAKGGQAVARSIPAEVDFEVGETITIKEGSFAGLPGTISEIKPESGKLTVLVSLFERETPVELSFDQVTKL; from the coding sequence GTGTCTGAGAGATATGTCGACGACGCCGATTGGGCGCCCGCGGCCGAGCAGTCCAGTGAGGATGACGAAGCCCAGGAGGGCAACGTCCTCGCGGCCGAGGAGCGCGCTGTCGAGGCGGCGGAGCACAGCGCTCTGCACATCGTCGACGACGAGGAAGAAGACGACGAGAACCTCGACGACCTCGAAGACATCGACGACATCGACGACCCGGAGGCAGATGCGATCGTGAACGACGCACTGGAAATCGACGAGGCCGCTGAGGCCGAGGCGGCAGCCGAGGTGCTGAACGACTCGATCGCCGAAGAAGCAGCCGAGCGCGAGGCCGAGGCGGCCGAAGAGATCACCCCCTACGACGGCCCCGACATCAACGGCGACGAAGACCGCCCTGTGCTCGACGAGGACTTCGTCGAGGAAGTCGAGGCAGCCGCCGAGGAGGTCGACGAGGTCGAGGCATCCGTCTCGCCCGCCGACGCCGCGACCGAGCCCGAGGGCGCCGAGGGCGCAGACGAGACGGATGACTCGGTCGAAGACCCATACGAGGCGTTCCGCACGGAGCTGCGCCTGCTCCCCGGCAAGTGGTACGTCATCCACTCGTACGCCGGCTTCGAGCGCAAGGTGAAGGCGAACATCGAGCAGCGCAAGTCCACGCTCGAGGTCGAGGACGAGATCTACCAGGTCGAGGTCCCGATGGAGGACGTCGTCGAGATCAAGAACGGCCAGCGCAAGATGGTCACGCGTGTCCGGATCCCCGGCTACGTGCTCGTGCGCATGGAGCTCAACGAAGACACGTGGTCGGTCGTGCGGCACACGCCCGGCGTCACCGGCTTCGTGGGCAACGCGCACAACCCGACACCGCTGCGCTTCGAAGAGGCCTTCAACATGCTGAAGTCGCTCGTCGAGGTCAAGGAGGTCGCTCCCGCGAAGGGCGGCGCCGCAAAGGGCGGTCAGGCCGTGGCCCGCTCCATCCCGGCCGAGGTCGACTTCGAGGTCGGCGAGACCATCACGATCAAGGAGGGCTCGTTCGCCGGTCTTCCCGGCACGATCAGCGAGATCAAGCCCGAGAGCGGAAAGCTCACGGTGCTCGTGTCGCTCTTCGAGCGCGAGACTCCGGTCGAGCTCAGCTTCGACCAGGTCACCAAGCTCTGA